A window from Triticum aestivum cultivar Chinese Spring chromosome 6D, IWGSC CS RefSeq v2.1, whole genome shotgun sequence encodes these proteins:
- the LOC123140741 gene encoding uncharacterized protein — MDFRSRRRLRRSPPPRGPGGDDLISALPDDMLLQILLCLRCTRAAACTGVLSRRWRGLWARLPGLTFRDVPAAVVKAALGCVPRRTSMSLLDVRLMRSVSKASRKLDDAHAKMLLRAAERLSPEELVFILPREIVFKPGPPVSIVMPCFRRATSIELDTGFLCVKPPQAGGKLPALERLSLSGNIVDIGAFLDRCPRLRLLRVTFREVEARSLQAALATLESAVALGLTVSLLGLECDQIKNWRRSVSGVSVASLLCAAARLSPQELIFTNNSFKHIFANLPSFHRATSAEMELRTFRFTQLPARDFSALERLCLRGCTIVNLVTMLALCPRLRVLKVMADRSARDVKINSESLQELDLSVYGVVKCQGLQIMTPLLKQLKLKVCSNPDLRVSISTPMVEKVSWLLTYSTESSLIFGFWSLQSMRLQTIGSYKYNDGVSSNQEEDACLRPPGCNVLSLYISAYLYDRLGAAMDFAPEMEKLPVANFTVLELHLNAMGHVLGGLLRHLLMMHQIQTATQRLKVFLWDWSRANCLENCPCDEPKNWRSQSISLTRLEEVEINNFRGRDREMDLVTVALRWAPRLKTMTIKLADETGIERCATNIYNICLAYPSVNCSVYCHSGRLV, encoded by the exons ATGGATTTCCGATCGAGACGTCGCCTcaggcgctcgccgccgccgcgtggTCCGGGCGGAGATGACCTCATCAGCGcgctccccgacgacatgctgctccaGATCCTCTTGTGCCTGCGCTGCACCCGCGCCGCCGCGTGCACCGGCGTCCTCTCGCGCAGATGGCGCGGCCTCTGGGCCCGCCTCCCCGGTCTCACCTTCCGCGACGTCCCGGCCGCCGTGGTCAAAGCGGCGCTCGGCTGCGTCCCTCGCCGTACATCCATGTCCCTTCTCGACGTCCGTCTCATGAGGAGTGTGTCCAAGGCGTCGCGCAAGCTCGACGACGCCCACGCCAAGATGCTGCTGCGCGCCGCCGAGCGGCTCTCACCCGAGGAGCTGGTCTTCATCCTTCCGCGGGAAATCGTGTTCAAGCCAGGCCCTCCCGTCAGCATCGTCATGCCTTGCTTTCGCCGAGCCACCTCCATTGAGTTGGACACGGGTTTCCTTTGTGTCAAGCCGCCGCAGGCGGGCGGCAAGCTCCCTGCGCTCGAGAGGCTGTCTCTCTCCGGCAACATTGTCGACATTGGCGCCTTCCTCGACCGCTGCCCGCGGTTGCGCCTGCTCAGGGTCACCTTCCGTGAGGTCGAGGCCAGATCGCTCCAAGCCGCGCTTGCCACACTCGAGTCCGCTGTGGCGCTCGGCCTCACGGTGTCCCTTCTTGGCCTCGAATGCGACCAAATTAAGAATTGGAGGCGCAGTGTTAGTGGCGTTAGCGTTGCCTCCCTTCTCTGCGCCGCAGCGAGGCTCTCTCCGCAGGAACTCATCTTCACTAACAACTCCTTCAAACACATTTTTGCGAACCTGCCCTCATTCCACCGTGCCACGTCGGCAGAGATGGAGTTGCGCACCTTCCGTTTCACACAACTACCGGCCAGAGACTTCTCAGCTCTCGAGAGGTTGTGCCTCAGGGGATGCACCATCGTAAACCTTGTCACAATGCTCGCCCTCTGTCCGCGCCTGCGCGTGCTCAAGGTGATGGCAGATAGGTCCGCGCGTGATGTTAAAATCAACTCGGAGTCACTGCAGGAGCTTGATCTTAGTGTCTACGGAGTAGTCAAATGTCAAGGCCTCCAAATCATGACGCCGCTACTTAAGCAACTGAAGCTCAAAGTTTGTTCCAACCCAGACCTTAGGGTGTCCATCTCAaccccaatggtggagaaggtctCATGGTTGCTTACATATAGCACTGAGTCGTCGCTTATTTTTGGTTTTTGGTCGCTTCAGAGCATGAGATTACAGACGATAGGGAGCTATAAATACAATGATGGGGTGAGCAGCAACCAAGAGGAAGATGCATGTTTGCGCCCCCCAGGCTGCAATGTCCTTTCTTTGTACATATCTGCTTATCTCTAT GATCGTTTGGGTGCAGCAATGGACTTTGCGCCCGAGATGGAGAAACTTCCAGTTGCCAACTTTACTGTGTTGGAGCTACATCTCAACGCAATGGGACATGTTTTAGGAGGACTTCTCCGGCATCTCCTTATGATGCATCAAATCCAGACTGCTACACAAAGGCTTAAGGTTTTCCTATGGGACTGGTCCAGG GCAAATTGTCTTGAAAACTGTCCTTGTGACGAGCCCAAGAACTGGAGGAGCCAAAGTATCTCCTTGACTCGTCTCGAAGAAGTGGAAATCAACAACTTCAGAGGAAGGGACCGTGAGATGGATCTCGTGACAGTGGCATTGAGATGGGCACCAAGGCTTAAAACAATGACCATCAAGCTAGCTGATGAGACAGGCATCGAACGTTGCGCCACAAATATCTACAACATTTGTTTGGCGTATCCTTCTGTTaattgctctgtttattgccacTCCGGTCGGCTAGTTTAG